TCAAACGGGCCAACTGATAAGTGGGGGCTGAGCGAATCAAACAGTATGACTCCGCGCATACTCATGCTTGGCTGGGGGTTTCCACCGAACGTCACCGGCGGTCTCGACACGTGGGTCGGTGAAGTGTTCGAAGCTTTCGAAGCAAAGGACGTAGATATGCAGCTCTTGCTCCCCGAGGAGTATGCTCCGACTGATCGGGAGGGTATTCATAGCGCCCCAACCGGCGACAGTGACATCATCACCCGCGTTGGTCGAATGAGCGACAAGTTCGTCGAACTCGCCGAAGACGCCGACATCGCCCACACCAACGACTGGTTCGGCTATGGGCCGGGACTCCGGGCCAAACGCGAAACCGACGCCACGTGGGTGTCGGCGTTCCACTCGCTGTCCAGTGACCGCAACATCAATCCCCCAGAACGGGAAGTCGAAACCGAACGCCGTGTCGCAAACCAGTCCGATATCCTGATTTCGGTCAGCGACATCACCCGACAGAACGTCCTCGACCTGTACGATGCTGACTCACACGTCGTCCACAATGGGTTTTCATCGCTTGAGACGACCGGCTTTAATGTGAAGGCCGATCTCGGCATCGAAGGGCCAATGCTGTTTTTCGTCGGTCGACACACCGACCAGAAGGGGATCAGTCATCTGCTGTATGCAATGAACAAGGTCCAGAATACGGATGCGACGCTTGTTCTCGGCGGCAGCGGCCACCAGACCGACCACCTGAAGATGTTTTCAAAACTGCTCGGGATCGAAGACCGCGTGAAGTTTGCGGGCTACATTCCGGAAGAAAAGCTCGGTGACTACTACGCGGCCGCTGACGTGTTCATCTCGCCGTCGCGGGCCGAGCCGTTCGGTCTCACGATCACCGAAGCACTCGCAGCGGGCGCACAGGTCGTCGCCACCGAAAGCGGTGTCCGAGAGACACTCCCAGACGGCTGTCTCGTCGAGGTGACGACCGACTCGAATTCGATTGCTCGTGGGATCGACGAAGCACTCGCCCGCGAGGGGCCGCCACAGTACGAGCCGCGAACGTGGGACGAGGTCGCCGACGACTTGCTTGCGGTCTACAACACTGCATTCGACTGACTAGTCACGTTCAACTAATCTAACAACGGTATACATCGATTACTGTCTGTAACGATCATCTAACAGCACAGAGCTGGAACCGGCGGCCATGATGGTTTCTGTGGGATCAACAATAGTAGCTCTAGTATATGCCTAGTTGTGTAAGTATTAATATTTAAAATTATTTGAGGTTTTTATGTCACTATTACAATACTATTCGGTAGTAATCTGGGAACTGCATTATGACAACAGATGGATCAGACGATGCTGGAATCTACCGTCGAACATATGTCAAGGGCGTTACTACCGCTGGTGCGGTCGCTGGACTCGGTGGATTCGCGGCGAAATCGACCAGTGCACAACAAGAATCGCCCCAAGATGTCAACGACGAGGCGACTGTCGCCGAATTTTGTGGGTTCTTCAATCCGGGGCCACAAGATCAACAATGTATTGCGTGCGTTGAGGCCGAATGTGACGAGGAGGTAAACCCACTCAATCCGCTTTTTACCGGACTAACCGGCCAGTGTTTCACGCCGGATGAGATCCCGGACGGTGCCGATTACATCACCCTCAAAGCAGGGTTGAACTGCTATTTAGCATCGGTTGATGACAACACGACGTTCTGTCTTCCACCGGGGTCGCCCGACATCAGTAACGCGACGTTTTATTCGTGTGGTGGCGATCCGACGCCCGCACTGGTCGACTTCGAGGTGACCTGCGAGGAACTCACTGTCGAAACCGAAAACATCGATGACGACGAGACACTGACAGCGACGGTCACGTTCCTCGATCAGGATAGCGTGGAGTCAGAGGAAACCTTCGAGGCGACGGTTGAAGACGATACAGCCACATTCGACCTCCCCGGTGATCTCAATCCGACCTTCTTCGTACTCTCGTTCGGGGATAGCGTGCTCGGTGAGCAAGATATCGTCGCCGAAGATGCCCCCTGTACCGACGAGCCGCCCGAGCCACCTGAGCCCGAAGACCCCCTCATCGATGCCATCGACGTGACTTGTGAAGAGATCACGATTACGACCGACAACATCGAAACTGGTGAGACACTCTTTGTCACCGTTGAGTTTGTCGGTGATATTTCAACGACTTACGATGTGATAGTCGACGCTGACGGTGTGGGTGTAATCGCACTTCCTGGTGATTTCGATCCATCGAGTATCGAGATCGTGTTCGAGGATGAAACCCTCTTCGCTGGAAACATTCAGGCGACTGACGCCCCCTGTGCGGAGGTACCGCCAGAACCACCCGAGCCGCCGGAACCGCCAGAGCCAGACAATAAAAAGGAACTCAAAAAACGGATGAAAGAACACAAGGCGAAATACGAGGAGTACAAAAAGAAGTACGAAAAACACGACTAACGTAGTCGGAACCGACGACGGGTGAGGCCTCTACTCACAGCTTTTCATACCGTTTCGGCCCAGTTGGATCGCAGATCCTCGCGTGCCGCCGCTCTCAGGTTACGCGTCGACTGCAGCGACCGATTCACGGAACAGCGTAATTTCGGAGGCTGGCTCCGGGTGGGTGATACGGAACCCGGTTCGGGTTTCGCTGACGCCGCGAGTGCTCACTTCGGGGTCGTCGCTTGGCTGGTACGGGCTGTCGGCCGACTGGTATGGGCTGTCGGACTGATACGGACTATCGCGGCTCTGGTAGGGACTGTCGCGTTCGTCTTTCGATTTGTTCGACATCTCTTCCGGCGGGAAATAGATACGCTCGCCGCTGTCAGACTGAATGACGAACGCGACATCGTGGTTTCCGGTCACGTCGATGACAGTGAGACCATCTTCGATGCGAGTCGTGTACTCGAACTCCGGCTCCTCGTCGACCGTCTCGGAATCGCTCATACCCAATGTGGGTGAGCAACCCACTTATCAGTTCCCCGAGTTCGCCCGTCCAGACCCCCGCTCGGCGCAAACAGTTTTTATTGTCGGCTGACCAACGGAGAGATGATGGACGTAGATAACAAAGCCGAGGAGCTTGCCTCCGCTCTCGGTGTCACCAAACAGGAGGTCAAAGCGGATCTGGAATCGTTGCTGGAGTTCGACGTGCCACTGGAGGAGGCCGCCCAGAGCGTCCGCCGGAAACACGGCGGAGCCAGCGGTGGGTCGTCGACACCTGAAACCCTCGATATCGAGTCAATATCGACGACACAGGATTCGGTGAACGTCACCGTCAGAGTCCTCACACAGGGAACGCGGACGATCCGGTATCAGGGTGAGGACGTCACGATCCGAGAGGGGAAACTCGCCGACTCGTCGGGGACGATTTCCTACACCGCGTGGCAGGATTTCGGCTTCGAGGCGGGCGATTCGCTCGTCATCGGCAACGCCGGCGTCCGCGAGTGGGACGGTCATCCCGAACTCAACCTCGGCCAGTCGACGTCAGTGTCGATGGCCGACGAAGAGGTCGCGGTCGACCAGCCCATCGGTGGCGACAGCGATCTGATCGATCTCAAACCGGGCGACCGGGGGCGAAACGTCGAGGTCCGAGTCCAAGAGGTCGAATCCCGAACGATTGACGGGAGAGACGGTGAGACGACTATTCTCTCAGGTGTCGTCGCCGACGAAACCGCCCGACTCCCGTTCACCGACTGGGACCCGCATCCGGATCTCGAAGCAGGAGCGAATCTCCGAATCGAGGACGTGTACGTCCGGGAGTTCCGCGGCTCGCCGTCGGTGAATCTCTCGGAGTTCTCGACTGTCGAGCCGCTCTCGGAGCCGGTGACGGTCTCCGACTCCGCTCCACGGCTCTCGCTGGCC
This sequence is a window from Halohasta litchfieldiae. Protein-coding genes within it:
- a CDS encoding Single-stranded DNA binding protein, with the translated sequence MDVDNKAEELASALGVTKQEVKADLESLLEFDVPLEEAAQSVRRKHGGASGGSSTPETLDIESISTTQDSVNVTVRVLTQGTRTIRYQGEDVTIREGKLADSSGTISYTAWQDFGFEAGDSLVIGNAGVREWDGHPELNLGQSTSVSMADEEVAVDQPIGGDSDLIDLKPGDRGRNVEVRVQEVESRTIDGRDGETTILSGVVADETARLPFTDWDPHPDLEAGANLRIEDVYVREFRGSPSVNLSEFSTVEPLSEPVTVSDSAPRLSLAETVDSGGLFDVEVVGNVLEVRDGSGLIERCPECGRVIQNDQCRTHGTVDGEDDLRIKAILDDGTDTVTAIIGSELTEEIYGGDVDDAKEAAREAMDKEVVAETIRSQLVGRAYRVRGSLSVDEYGANLNVEEFEVAGEDPAALATAALAEVRQ
- a CDS encoding DUF7510 family protein, producing MSDSETVDEEPEFEYTTRIEDGLTVIDVTGNHDVAFVIQSDSGERIYFPPEEMSNKSKDERDSPYQSRDSPYQSDSPYQSADSPYQPSDDPEVSTRGVSETRTGFRITHPEPASEITLFRESVAAVDA
- a CDS encoding glycosyltransferase family 4 protein — encoded protein: MLGWGFPPNVTGGLDTWVGEVFEAFEAKDVDMQLLLPEEYAPTDREGIHSAPTGDSDIITRVGRMSDKFVELAEDADIAHTNDWFGYGPGLRAKRETDATWVSAFHSLSSDRNINPPEREVETERRVANQSDILISVSDITRQNVLDLYDADSHVVHNGFSSLETTGFNVKADLGIEGPMLFFVGRHTDQKGISHLLYAMNKVQNTDATLVLGGSGHQTDHLKMFSKLLGIEDRVKFAGYIPEEKLGDYYAAADVFISPSRAEPFGLTITEALAAGAQVVATESGVRETLPDGCLVEVTTDSNSIARGIDEALAREGPPQYEPRTWDEVADDLLAVYNTAFD